The DNA sequence TGTTAAGTACATTTGACTGTGCTTGTACTTTTTGCGTTTGCGCTTGAGTCGTTGTTGTTTTCTGCTGTACCTGTACTTTTGCTTGTTCTCCCATTTGCGCTAATAATACCGAAAGTGTTTGTGGCCCTGCGATCCCGTCAACAGCTAGTCGGTGCTGTTGTTGAAACTTCCGTACTGCATCCTCAGTAATTGAACCATAAAAGCCTGTCGCTGTGTCATGTTGAAAGAAGCCCTTTTCTTTTAAGGCTTTTTGCAAGTCTTTGACATCAGGGTGGTCCATTCCCTTGCGTAACGTTTGGTCACCGAGCGCAGCATCTGTTAATTGAGGGGTCGCCAAAAAAAGGCCTGTTGCAAAAGCAGATGAAATGACTACTTTTTTAATCGTTGACGCCATATTCTTATCCTCCCATTTACTCATTTGCTAGATTTTCCTACTAGTTATATCGGCAGTAATGCTTTTAATATAAAGTCAGTTTCGCTATTTTGTTGGATATATTTTCATAGTTTTAAAGTCTCTTTTCGCCTTTTTATGACAAATCCCTTGTTCTATATAGTGAAATTTATCTATTTGTAACAATTGTAATCTTTTTGTAATATATTATGTAGTATATTTGAACTGAATTCTCTATCGGACATGAGAGACCTTATTTTCGCTTTTTTCCTAGTTTTCTTGTTATAACGGACACCAGCGACCTTATTCTCATAAAATGATGCTTATTTCACGTCTTTTTCTGAAGATAGAGGACTGTGTGTCCTCTACAGATGAAAAAAGCTGTTTTTTGAGAAAATAAGGGCTGCTGTGTCCCTAAGAGATGCACCGCCTCCCATCATAAAAAAGACAGCATCCCCGTTAGAGGACACCGTCTCTTTGCTTCCTTATTTTTGTCTCATGCGCTTTCCTTTTTTTCGTTTCTTTGTTATGAATTTGTTTTTGTGAAATCTTGAGATACAGTGGGATGCTTTTAGCATTTGTTGGTCAAAGACATGGACTGATACATCAAACGAGTAGGTTTGCATATCCTCAAACGTCACTTCAGTATGTAAATGCCCTTCACTGTTATGTGTCCGGCCAAAGAATTTTACATAATCATAGAATATCCAGCTACAGACAAAGTTTTTCGGCGAATGCGTTGGAAAGGCTATAACTCTTGCCTCCGGATAAATTGGAATCGGGAGCTTATTTCTTTTTTTGGAATAATGCATGACCGCTTCTCTTCGCCCCTCATAGTTTGCGCCACCTTCCACACAGCTGTCGTTGATGATTTCCTGCGGTCTGGCAACGACATAAAACGGCTTTTCATTACACTCATAAACAAGAGTTCCATACGTTTCGTGTGCGACTGATATTAATGCCATGGTTCCCCCATTAATAATATAGTCACTTTTCATAACCTATACCTCCTCCAAAAAATTAGTTTGTTTTCGCAATAAACCAAGATGTACTTTCTTGTTTTTTTACAAAACGGTAGCTATTTTTTGAAAAAACAACGGTGTCTTCCCCTCTTTTGTCATTTTCCTCAAGTTTCTCTCACATCAAAACAATCGTATTCTTTAGCTAACCGGTAATACAGGGTTGGTGCACAACCAAAAGGATCAGAGAATGGAAGAGTTATTTGATGATGTCGCTATGAAATATGAACCGATCATAAAGAAACAAATGGTGGTGCTACGCATTTACAAAAATCATGAGGACTATTTTCAAATTGGTTTGATTGGACTATGGGAAGCATACAAACGCTATCAGCCAGAAAAAGGGCCTTTTTCCACGTTTGCCATTTCCACAGTTAGAGGTAAGATGCTTACACATCTTCGCAAAGAAGTGAAGTACGAGAAGTATCATGAGTTGAAGGAACACATGTCAGAAACGAATGGACAGTGGGATTCATCAAGTGATGAATTTGAACGCGAATGTCTAGAAGGATGTCTCGTTGGGTTAACCGAACGTGAACAGTTGTGGGTCAAGGAGGCGATTCTATTTGATAAAAAGCCAGCAGACTTGGCACACCAATATAATGTATCCGTTAATACAGTGAAAAGCTGGCGGAAATCCGCACTTAAAAAGTTGCGGGTACAATCACCTCTCCATTTGTAAAATACTACCTGATAATCAAATAATACCAACTAATAATTGAAATTCCAACAAAATATTCTAAAAATTCTAATATTTTACCAAAAATGATTCATAAGTAGGAAGTATGCCGTCGGTTTTTGCCTAGTTTCGTCCTTTTGATTTTCATTTCATTCTTGGTACACTAGGGGCAAGGAGGTTATTCCAATGTGCGGAAGATTTACTTTACATGCAGATGAACAGGAGCTAATTCAAACTTTTCAGCTTAGAAATGAAATCACGGTTCCTAGGAGTTATAACATTGCACCTGGTCAGCCGATTTTTGCCGTGATTCAACAGGGACAGGAACGTCGAGGCGGATTATTGCAATGGGGGTTGATTCCTTCTTGGGCAAAAGACCGAAAAAACGCTTATAAGATGATTAATGCACGAGGAGAAACGATTGCCGAAAAGCCTAGCTTTAAAAAAGCTTTTGCGAAGCGTCGATGCTTATTGCCTACGACTGGTTTTTATGAGTGGAAACAAACAGCAGATGGGAAAAAGCCCTACTTTATCCGGATGGCTGATGAACAACTATTTGCATTCGCTGGTCTTTGGGAAAAATGGATTGACCCCGAGTCTCAGGAAACGGTCTTTTCTTGTACGATCGTCACGACTTTTCCGAATGAGTTAATGTCTAGTCTTCACAACCGAATGCCTTTGTTATTATCTAAAGAAGGTCAACAGGACTGGTTGAACCCAGAACTTACCGATGTAGAAGAATTAGAAAAATGGATTCAACCATATCCCTCTGAAGAAATGGTTGCTTATGAAGTATCCACATTCGTTAATAAACCGTCGAACAACGACCATAGTTGCATTGCACCATTATAAAAATCGTTTCTTTAATTCAGGAGTCGGAATCATGCACTCCTGTTTTTTTCCGAAAAGGCGGTAGCGGTTGTGGGCAATTAGACTATAAACGAAATCACGAATCGGCCTGGGTACGATAATTAAAGGATAAAGAAGCTTCCATGCTCCCTTTAATTCTTTAAGTACGTGAAGAGCTGCAGAAGACTTTGTATAAAATTTACCTTTTTTAATCAAAATAAAAGAACCAAAGTCATTCGTTGGCAAACCATATTGCTGCAAAAGCTTTTGCCCCGCATCAGATTGTAATGCAGCATATTGAAACATTCCCTCTGGGTCACGCTTAATCAAAAAAGTAACAAGGCTATTGCACATATTACATACGCCATCAAACAAGACAATTTGGTGTTCGTTGGTTTCTCTCATTGTGCACCCTCCATTCCTTTTGTTACTCCTATTTTATGTATTAACACCTTATTTGTAAACAAACCTTTCTCACATGTAAAATTGGTTGTAAGTACCAAGTTTATTAATAATAGCTTTTCTTTTTTTAGGGGATACCTATAACGAACTTACATAACCTCAGTAAAGAACATACATGTATGCGCTAACAAACGAACTAGAACTGTAGAAAAGAGATGACAATTATGGTAAATGCCAACCCCGGTGAAAAAATTCTTTGGAGCATTGCCCTTCCTGGTTTTGCTCAATTTCTGAACGGAAAATTGATTAAGGGAATTGTATTCATTTTTTTAGAATTTCTTGTCAATGTCCAAAGTAACCTAAATACGATTATAATCCCAAGTTTTCATGGTCAGATTGAACAAGCGATTGCATTGACGAATTATCAGTGGCTCATGTTCTATCCCTGTCTTTACTTATTTGCCATCTGGGATGCTTATCGTGATGCAGGAGGAGGATCAGGTCCTTATGCTTTTCTTCCATTTGTTTTCTCTGCATTTTTAGGGACAATTGGAGTCGTGTATTCGTCTACCTTGCCTATTTTTGGTGTGTTATGGGGCCCAATTTTTTTACCAATTCTTTTTCTAATCATCGGCGTAGGGGTTGGCTTTATTGTTAAGTGGGTTGTGTTGCTTATTAAGGGAAGAACACCCGTCTGACCTTAGAAAGTGGGTACGTTGTTTGATTGAAGTACCCGCTTTGTGGTGTTGTTCAGTTAGAAAGTGGATTTTCGTTACCTCTTGGGGCTCTTTGTGCGCCTGCCGGTAACGATTATTTTTTTTCGTTACCTTTGCACGCTTTTTGCGACCTTTACCAGGAACGATTACTTCTATTCGTTACCTCTTCAGGCTCTTTTCGGGTCGTTTCGGTAACGATTATTCTTTTTTGTTACCACTTCAGGATCTTCACGAGCCTTTTTGGGCACGAATATTCTTTTTCGTTTTCTCTTCAGGCTCCTCGAACATTTTACCCATACAATTACTGGCTCTCAACCAATTCAACTTGAAAATTTAAAAGTCCTACTATGAGTGGGGGACTCTCATAGTAGGACTGTTGTATATTTTTTTCATGCTATTCTCTGTTAGACTGCAGCTGTCCAAGAAGCTCCAATAATGACTAACAAGATGAATAGGACGATAATCAACGCAAAACCGCGACCTCCACCGTGTACTGGCGCGGCAACTGGCCCGCAACCTGCCATTGGGGCACCGTAACCATAGCCAGCACCTGCCATTGGAGCTGCGCCAAATCCTGCAGCAGCACCGCCCATTGCACCTGCAGCAGCGCCTGCTACTGGAGCACCGAACGCCGCACCTGTCATTGCTCCTGTTGCTGCACCTGCAGCTGGAGTACCTAATCCATAACCGTACATCATAACACCACCTTCCGAGTCAACTAATTTACCATATGCGACTGGAGGTGAAAGTGGGTTAGGCATTCGCGGAAATGGTGGGACTTTTTTGGGTTTTAGCTTGTTTCGAACAGTTCAGAGATGGCTCTAGCAAGGTATTTTGTACTGTACTGAATTTCTTCTAAAGAATTGTCATAACCTCCGATTTCAAGGAGGATGGAGTGTGGATGGACATCCTGATTGTAGATTCCATTGCGAGGAGGGCCACTAAGCAGCTTAACTCCCCTTGATAAGTCTGGGTGGATGTCATTTAATTTTTCACTCAAGGCTTTTGCCAACGCATGATTTTCTGTATAGTTGGGGTGTTCCATTCCGATTACCATTACTATTTGTGCTACGTTTTCTCCATGTATAGAAGTTGTCGTCTTTTCCCATGGTTCGATGGCTCGGTGGATATCTAACACAAGGTCAATGTCATCATATTGGTCTAATGTTGCTTCTAGATAGCGACGGGAAAGGGTATATGATTCTTTGTATGGTAGGTCTGCCTCAGCCAGTTCTTCCATGATATCATGTTGAAGGTGAATGCTTTTAATTCCATGCTCTATTAGATCTTGCTTCAAGTATCCACCAGATATTGTTACATTGATGGTCTCATCAAAGGCATGGTGCATCGCCTCTTCTCCCTCACTTTCAATGCCGAGTGCGGGAAGGAAAGATTCATGATTGTGTGTATGATAAATCAATACTCTTGGTTCAGTGTCTTCCACGGGTGTACCCGGTTGCCCCAAGGTATCATCTAGGGTAAGAACGAGTAGTAAAAATAGGACCACTGCTACTGCCATCCCCGTCATTGGCATCCATAGTTTGTTTTTTGACTTGTGATTGAAGCGATTGATAAGTGTGGATTCTAATTCCTCTTTAAAGGAATTCTTTGGTGTCACTTCTGAATGGCTCTTTTTCAATTGCTCGAGAAGTTCGTTATCGTCGTACTTACTCATTATGAACCCTCCTTGTAAACTCGCAGGCAACATCCCGCTCTAAGATTAGCTTAAGTTCCTTTAAGGCACGGTGGTAGGTCACCTTCACTTTTGCTTCGGTCCAGCCTGTGATTTGTGAAGTTTCTTTCACCGAAAACTCATGAATCCCACGGAGAAGTATCACTAGTTTGTGGTCAGGCTTTAGTTTTTGTAAGCCTTCATGAACGGTTCTCGCTTCTTCTTTGGCCTCGACAATTTCCTCTGTAGACTTTCCTTTTGCCGGAAGAAACTGTAGCACATAGTCATGAAGAAACACGGAGGGCACTGAAAAAGTTCGGTTTTTAACTTATACAGTGCCCTCTTAGCAATGTGCGTAACCGTTGCATTTTTTTAAAGCCTGCTACGAGTGGGTTTCTCGTAGCAAGCGGGCAACTGGTGGAGCCATTGCAACCATAATCGAAGGCACTGAAAAAGTTGGTTTGTACTTTTTCAGTGCCTTCAGAAACAGCTGCTTTTTTTGTTTTCTGACATAATCAATGGCGACATTTCTAGCGATTGAAAAAATCCATGTTTTAAGTGATGAGCGTCCTTTAAACTTATGAATGGAATCAACTAAACGGATAAACACTTCTTGTGTGACATCCTCTGCTTCTTCGTTATTTGCGGTGAATACTGCCACAAAACGATACACGTCCTCGACATATTCTCGGTAAATGGAGCGGATGTCCTCCTCCTTGTTTTCTTGTTTCAACGAATCACCATCCTTATTTTAGCGTTATCAATTAGTCTGAATTGAGGGAAATATGGTTACAGTTTTTTTGAACTACGAAATGTTACAAACAGATAACATGTTTTTAAACATACTGTAAATGCCCTATTCTATTTGGTTTCTTCTATTATAATAAAGATAATCAATGAAAGAATAGGGTGATGAAATGATTACAACAACGCAACTAGAGCTTTTTCATAGAACTGGACGTAAGTATGTCATTAGCGATATTCCACTTGCTCATGATTCTGGCTCCTTTTTTATTGAGTTCCACCTACAAATGCTGATTGATGATATTGAAAGAGCAACAAGACCTCTCTCTCATTATTCATTTGCCACCTTTCTTTCTAAAGTTGTAGATGCACCCATTGATCCCAGTTCTTCTAGTTCTAAAGAGAAGTCTTATTCCTAAGAAAAAAGCAACATACTAAGTTTTAGGCAAGTACATCGCTGTTTAGTGAACATAATAGTTACTAGAGCTTGGGGCATCTCCTCAAGCTTTAGTAGTCGTATTTTCTTCTTTGTCATCTAGGCGTTTTTCTAACTCGGTTACCTTCTTTTCTAGTTGTTCCACTTTTGTCACCGCGTATATCGCAGATGCCATTGCTCCTGTTGCAAGTGAAAATCCGAGAATTGCAAATACGTCCATCTGAAGTCCCCCTTAATTCTTTAATTTCAACATAACAAAAAGTCTACCTCATCAGTAGACTTTTTGTTATGTTTTACTTATTTTTATTGATGGAGTGCATTTATAAATACGAGTTGCTCTTCTATTTTTTCAATCATTTCAATATAGGTTGGCTTATCTATGGTTGTACTATATATTTTTTCCTGATAGGGCACGACAAGTTCAAGTGTGTGTAAAATTTCATGGTGCATTTCTTGAAATGGGATGTCTTCACCAATATGCCCTCGAATCAACGTTTGATAGACAGTAGCCATTTCACGTTTGGCTGTTTCGCTGACATCAAAATGTTGCATGGGAGGTAATGTCGCAAATGCGCTATTTCCTAAATAAGCGATTTGCTTGCCCGCATCGGTCTGTTCTGATGCATGAAGTAAAAACGTGAGGTGATTGCTTATATGATGGATATCCATTTCAATTAACGTTGTTTTTTTATCCAATTGGATATGGTAGGTTTTGTATCCGAGATACGAACCAAAAATAAGAACTGATAACGCAAGTAACAATGCCAGTTTTTGTTGAAGCATATGCTTACCTCCTTTTCCTACCTTACCATTGTTACCGGTAGATAGAGTTCTAATCAGAGGTTTGCTAGATTATGATGATTTGATTGCACTTGCAAGTTCTTTATACAACTTTCCTGGGCTTTTCGCTTTCACTACTTCTCCATCCTGGACAGCAAACGGACAAGATTTGCAAACTTTGCATTTGCCTACACAGCCTTTACGCGAAATCTTCACTTGTGAATACTTTGATTTAAGCTCTTTATAGACTTTCTTTGTTTTAAAGTCGTTATGTTCACAAAACACGATCTTTTTCATAGTCCGTCACCTTTGCT is a window from the Bacillus alkalicellulosilyticus genome containing:
- a CDS encoding competence protein ComK yields the protein MKSDYIINGGTMALISVAHETYGTLVYECNEKPFYVVARPQEIINDSCVEGGANYEGRREAVMHYSKKRNKLPIPIYPEARVIAFPTHSPKNFVCSWIFYDYVKFFGRTHNSEGHLHTEVTFEDMQTYSFDVSVHVFDQQMLKASHCISRFHKNKFITKKRKKGKRMRQK
- a CDS encoding sigma-70 family RNA polymerase sigma factor, coding for MEELFDDVAMKYEPIIKKQMVVLRIYKNHEDYFQIGLIGLWEAYKRYQPEKGPFSTFAISTVRGKMLTHLRKEVKYEKYHELKEHMSETNGQWDSSSDEFERECLEGCLVGLTEREQLWVKEAILFDKKPADLAHQYNVSVNTVKSWRKSALKKLRVQSPLHL
- a CDS encoding SOS response-associated peptidase, with amino-acid sequence MCGRFTLHADEQELIQTFQLRNEITVPRSYNIAPGQPIFAVIQQGQERRGGLLQWGLIPSWAKDRKNAYKMINARGETIAEKPSFKKAFAKRRCLLPTTGFYEWKQTADGKKPYFIRMADEQLFAFAGLWEKWIDPESQETVFSCTIVTTFPNELMSSLHNRMPLLLSKEGQQDWLNPELTDVEELEKWIQPYPSEEMVAYEVSTFVNKPSNNDHSCIAPL
- a CDS encoding thiol-disulfide oxidoreductase DCC family protein, whose amino-acid sequence is MRETNEHQIVLFDGVCNMCNSLVTFLIKRDPEGMFQYAALQSDAGQKLLQQYGLPTNDFGSFILIKKGKFYTKSSAALHVLKELKGAWKLLYPLIIVPRPIRDFVYSLIAHNRYRLFGKKQECMIPTPELKKRFL
- a CDS encoding YjcZ family sporulation protein; the protein is MYGYGLGTPAAGAATGAMTGAAFGAPVAGAAAGAMGGAAAGFGAAPMAGAGYGYGAPMAGCGPVAAPVHGGGRGFALIIVLFILLVIIGASWTAAV
- the spoIIP gene encoding stage II sporulation protein P translates to MSKYDDNELLEQLKKSHSEVTPKNSFKEELESTLINRFNHKSKNKLWMPMTGMAVAVVLFLLLVLTLDDTLGQPGTPVEDTEPRVLIYHTHNHESFLPALGIESEGEEAMHHAFDETINVTISGGYLKQDLIEHGIKSIHLQHDIMEELAEADLPYKESYTLSRRYLEATLDQYDDIDLVLDIHRAIEPWEKTTTSIHGENVAQIVMVIGMEHPNYTENHALAKALSEKLNDIHPDLSRGVKLLSGPPRNGIYNQDVHPHSILLEIGGYDNSLEEIQYSTKYLARAISELFETS
- a CDS encoding RNA polymerase sigma factor; protein product: MFLHDYVLQFLPAKGKSTEEIVEAKEEARTVHEGLQKLKPDHKLVILLRGIHEFSVKETSQITGWTEAKVKVTYHRALKELKLILERDVACEFTRRVHNE
- a CDS encoding RNA polymerase sigma factor, producing the protein MKQENKEEDIRSIYREYVEDVYRFVAVFTANNEEAEDVTQEVFIRLVDSIHKFKGRSSLKTWIFSIARNVAIDYVRKQKKQLFLKALKKYKPTFSVPSIMVAMAPPVARLLRETHS
- a CDS encoding DUF2535 family protein translates to MITTTQLELFHRTGRKYVISDIPLAHDSGSFFIEFHLQMLIDDIERATRPLSHYSFATFLSKVVDAPIDPSSSSSKEKSYS
- a CDS encoding DUF1450 domain-containing protein, with translation MKKIVFCEHNDFKTKKVYKELKSKYSQVKISRKGCVGKCKVCKSCPFAVQDGEVVKAKSPGKLYKELASAIKSS